The Juglans regia cultivar Chandler chromosome 10, Walnut 2.0, whole genome shotgun sequence genome includes the window CTCAATATACTTTACAcatctaaacaactcaaaatactttcaatagGATCTACAAACTAACTTCAatttctactcataactatttacaaacattctcaacatttttcaaatattctccCGTACCCTAAATCTAATACTTAGAAAATAGGTATGAGTACATGTTTAGACTGATGCTACTTATGTCGGCGAATAACTGTCATACGAccattttaatgtttttttttttttagaggaaaTTGATTAACTTAAAAATATCGGAGAATAATCTAAGGGATAAGATACTTGAAGTTGAAGATTTTTTGAAGGAAACTTGGACTCTCTTAAGTTGTTAGCGACAGACAAAAGATGCTGCTAGGCCGACAGGAATCAGGCGTGGCCTGTGATCCGATCACTTCCAAGTTTCCAACAACACATACCTGTATAAGCTGTTTTTGTTGAATTCTCAAAGGTGTTCACACTGATTTGAGGGCATCCATGATGATTAACCATCGAGGACAGTCTGTCATGCATGCTCTCGTATTTTCTTCCACCGAAAGTCACACCACCTTAACCCATGGCTTTCTACTCAGGAATAAGAATCCAATAAAGTTACAATCAAAGCAtcattctcttttatttgtGTATTATCTTCTTGATTTCTTGATGTGACAAACACAGTTACCTTCAAGCCAAAGAAAGAGCAACCACAACAGCAGAGATGGGATGTTTCGGTTTCTGCAGCTCCAAAACCCCCGCTCCCATGAAAAATTCCTTCTCTGAAACTGCTCAACAAGACCCAGAACCCAAAAATCTCAGACAAGAGGTCCTTTTACGGATCCCAGGATGCAAAGTTCATCTGATGGATGAAGGAGTGGCCACAGAACTCGCCAACGGGGAGTTCACGCTTCTCCGAGTCACCGACGAGAATGTTTCTCTTGCCACTATCATTAAAGTTGGTGAAGATCTTCAGTGGCCTTTGACACAGGATGAGCCTGTAGTGAAGGTTGATGCCCTCCAATATCTGTTCTCTTTGCCGATAGAGGATCATGGAGATCTTCTCAGCTATGGAGTCACCTTTTCGGAGCAGTCTGGAGGTAGCTTGGGCTTGCTGGACTCATTTTTGAAGGATCTCGCGTGCTTTTCGTGTCCGACATCGACGACTAGAAACAAAAACGTTGATTGGAAAGAGTTTGCTCCGAGAATCGAGGATTATAATAACGTGTTGGCCAAGGCGATTGCAGGGGGTACTGGACAGATTGTCAGGGGGATATTCACATGCAGCAATGCATATGTCAATCAGGTTCGTCTCTATTACACTATCCCAACATAATATGAGAAAATTGGTTGCTTTCTTAGAGACACAATTACTGTAAAAATTTTGATCAAAATGATGAAGCAGCCATATACAATGAAATATAGCTGTTTATTTGTTAAAGGAAAAAGTGTTATTCCGTACATAAAAGAATGAGGAAAAGTGCAGGTCCAAAATGAAGGAGAGATGATTATAACTAGTGCTGAAGAGGATAAAAATGGTTTCAGGGGAAGAGAAAGTAACAGTAATAGAAGCACTGTCAAAGCAAAGAAGAGTGGAGTCAGCAAAGGCTTAAAACGGTATCCCAAATAATTATATGAGCAATTTCACTTATATTTCATAGTAATGTTATATGGCAACATGAACCTCTTTTCCCATAATGATGTCAATTTTGGTTTCTATTGCTTATGACTTAAAAGTGTGAGAACGCTGTCCAAGATGACAGACAAGTTAAGTAAATCGATGCTTGATGGTATTGGTATTGCCACTGGATCAGTGATGAAACCTGTGGTCAAATCCCAGGCAGGGAAGGCAATCCTGGCCATGGTTCTAGGACAGGTTGTCTTGGCTTCACTCGACGCTGTCAGTAAGTTCCAATCCTTACATTTTTAAGCAGTGGAAATTAGTCTTTTTCTTAGATGGATATGTAAAATTACATGTTAAACTGGTCCACCCTGCCAATTCTGTAGACAAGGTCTTGGATGCAGCTGAAGTTGCTGAAAAACAAGCACTTTCCGCCACCTCCCGTGCTACAACAAGAATGGTCACAAAAAGGTACTTTGACATACAATTACAATAACAATGCACACAAAATACTTATTAAGACATTGTTTCTACAAGAACAATTGCATGATATATTTGATCAATCTAGAGTTTTTAGCAAAACTTAAAGAAGCCACCGAGTTCTAGACATTTCCTGGTCTTATCACTAACTGCTAGCTACCACTTGCAcatggtttttgtatttttagctGGCACATCCTGAATTCTACccttttgaatgaaaaatatagaatttttggAAACTCTGAAGAATTGTTGTTTTGATTTCATTTGAGTTCTCTAAATCGTCTAGCTTCTACCATGTCATACATTATCATCTTAGTTGGGATTTGGGACGACAAATACGTCTCCCAACAAGATGTCAATTCAATCTATATGGTTATCTATTGAAACAACACCAAACCTGAAAGATATTTTCATCAATATTCACCAAAACGTGAGATTTGAGCTGATCTCTCCCACTTTAAATACGTGTTTACTCCAATAATTTCAAGATATTTTCACTTGCGTGGTGAAGTTTAATCTGTTATTTGAAAATGCTGTTGTTGAGCACCAGGTTTGGGGAAGATGCAGGGGAGGCCACCGAGCATGTGTTTGCGACCGCAGGGCACTGTGCCAACACTGCTTGGAACATTTTCAAGATACGGAAGGCCATCAATCCGGCATCATCCATCTCCACGGGAGTACTGAAGAATGCTGCAAAGGATAAAACCAGAAAATCTTGAAGGGCCGAAGTTGGAACAATACGTTGAACAAAGCCTTATGGCAATTTAGTGTCATGGGGTTCTTCGCTATGTCAGTCCCCAAATGATCACTTTCAGCATGTAAACTCAGCAATAAtgcccttttttcttctttgttcatATGGTGGGTGTGGTATCCATGCATTTTAGCCTCTTGTTCTTGACACGGTTTATGAAAGCTAGCCATGGAGGTGCTTATTTTACTGTTGGAGACAAGTTggagacaaaacacaaaagaaagaagaaaatggaagaggaaTACGCCACTCTGTTTCATACTCTGATTCAAGCTTAAGTACATGGccataaaaattcaaaagaaaattctagAGTCTAAATTAATGACATATAATGCTATTCAAGTCCTTGGACGTTTTACACAACCACATGCTGCTAATAAAAACTTGGATAACTGTTGCCCCTTCAAATTCTGACTGAAAGTAACTCGTCAGTTGCAGCAATAAAGTCAAGTTTAGTTTTTAACATTTACCTTTAGCATCCTGCCTCTTCCTGATCAAGTGGCATAATTTAACACAGGTCTATTATATAAAAGGAGCAGGTGATGATGAAGAAAGCTGGCCTATATTTCGTCTAAGCTCGGGGCCCGATTTGTGTAAGTAGGAGGTCGCAGATATAGTTGAAGAGGATAGAGTACGTTGTGCCCAATGGGGGCAAAATGCTCCCCAGATCTCAGTTTTCCTCAGTCAATGCCCCAAAGTTGGCTGTTGGCATGAGATCCCAACTTGGTATGCTAGCTGGTTTgcatgttgagttgaattgaattttttataaatatagtgagttgaaataatagtctacttaaaataaattcaaatgtgtttagatataaaaataagtttaaatatatttataaaaagttaaaaaggatTGTAGGCTCCACGtgtaaaaaagttatttagttgaaaaaaattgtgagttccatatataaaaagttattgagttaaaaaaagttatgggtccaatttgtaaagatattttgaattgaaatgagtttaacgATTTGAAAGTTAAGTATTTGAATATTAGaatatgtttaaatttaaatcaaacTTAGCTCAGTTGAATGAATCTTAAATTAATAGttccctttctttttatttcatcatcCACTAACGTTGGTTTTTTACATTTCCAAAATCTCGttttagagcactctcaatggagttaaggtatattttttttgaatataagataaatttaatttttgactatTCTATTCACATATTTACATTAGaataaccatttttttattatatgataataaaataatataagatgaatttagctttgactattcatatcaaatctctatattagattattcatttattcattatatagtaaagaatagttaataatttcaaaaatatttaatttttttaattatgaatttatttaattttatcatattttactattcataatattatatattaattagtaatcatattttaattatatttttttaattgtcatttaaaagtAAGAgatataattgatattaaagggagagaaataattgatataaaatatatttgatgtatgaataattatttttaaatttaaaaattattttaaaagtgactgtagttaaattttaattatttagaatttaactaatatcattttatattctaatagttaaattttcaatgaatttaaataattaattgaggATTCTCTAATGTAACATGTAGTACAGATCAGAATGCTACTATGAACTCATACCTCTAACAATCTATGCTTCGTTGTTTTTATCAGTAAAACAAATTGTTTTGACGTGATTGAAAGGGAAAGCCCAAGCACACGGAAAAAATCTACAATAGTAGCAACACCTAGGCATGACATTTGGCTAGTGatatattaaaatctattacGATATTTGAATACAAGAAAGTTATAGATACTCGgaccattaaaatctattacaattgaccaataaAAAAGCGCCTTGTGGCTCTCTATTCCTTTCTCACAGCAAGGCGTCTTCTTCCATAGGTAGTGGCACTCCACCACAGTGCCAACCTTCGAGACATAGGGAGGAGCTCTCTCAACCTTTATGGTTTCTCTTTCAGCTATGTTTCGCTTGtttggtttgaatattgagttaagattaaataaattgagataatttattaataataataagatattttaattaagataagatgagttagaaatgatttgagttaaaatattttatagaattttaaaaaatgatagagaaaaatgtgaataaaaatattataaaattaaaatatttttagaatataatttttgttttgatatttaaaaaagttgaattgttttttatgttttatttagaaatttaagaaaattgtaataattagataataattagatgaaaaattaaagattttaaattgaaaagtatttatatgtataatatttagatattgagatgaatatgaaataagatgaaataaaaatatttctttatctAAACTAGGCCATCTAGCTTGTCCTCATTTTGGAatactctcattggattaactAAAGCTAAAGTACATTTTCTAttaatgtaagatgaatttaacttttaactatttcattcacataagtctctatattaaaataacaattttttcattatatgacaataaaataataaaagatgaatttgactttggcttattcacatcaaatctttatattggattatctatttattcattatatagtaatgagtaattaataattcaaaaatattttaatatttttaattatgaatttattttattttatcatattttactattcataatattatatattaattagtaatcatattctaattaaattatgggttaaaaaaattatattttttcaactgtcATTTAATGCTATTACCACAAACGTCtaattaaacttatctaaaattctatataaatgtaCAAACGAATCTAATATTTCTCAtctaactatatttttttttaccaaattttcttCTACCATATAGTTTTTTTGCCAAACTTTCTTCTATCTAATAATCATATCTTCTAAATTTTTCATCCAACCATCTTCTTTTACCAAACTTCTTCTATCAAACAATCATATatactctattttcttttcaacaatatgttttaattagattacataGATGTATCGGTACTCTTTGATTAGGTTTGTAGAGCTtctttcggtttttttttttttaattttttttttattttcttttcttttcaggtttgtagaaaagaaataatggtttttatttttttcttttcaggtttGTAGAGcttctttcagttttttttccttttcttttcaggTTTGTAAAACTTTTTGTAACAAATAATAGTTCTTCATTTCGAGCAAACTATAGAAGATCTCTCTATCTGGGCGATGCACAAAACAACTTCAAATACTAAATACAACTTCAtccacaaaatacacaaaatacaTTGGTAGGACTTTATATTTCGACAAAATACATTCAGGTCTTATCTACAAAATACATTGGTAGAACTTTGTATTTCTACAAAATACATCTACATCTTACATCCACAAAAAGATCACAAAAGAGTAATCTACTATGTCAATTTAGGATGAGTCATGCAATAGTCAATGGTCGAGTGGCTTATCTTCATGGCATGCTCAGTTCCAGCTCAATAAATGCATCAATTTAGTAGGTTAAATAACATTGACATAATGAGATGTTGGAGAAATGCTTGGTGACACCAATGATGGAATTGACAAGttcttattttcatatatgaatgGTTAGaagaatctgtttttttttttctaacccaGAGGTAGCATGCAATGCAATGCAATAACAACCAAACAAGCAAAGTGTAAGATGTGAACTGATTTGCACTACCAGGTAAATATTCAATAGCACTGTAACGTTGAAACAAGAAAAACTTCCACCCATCAATTAGTAaactttatattttcaaaagaacaatattttttatcatcttgaaatttatgGGGTTCTTTTTGTATATGTAATTAAAAGGAATACAAACCAACAAAGCTCTGTGTTTGTTTATGAGCTGTTCTAAATCAAATGATTCAAACATGTTCTTTTATATTGAAATGGGTTAACTTTTAGTTAGGAATTTCCAATAGTATCTTggtcaacaaattaattaaaaaatggatTTATGGTGTTGATTTGTTATTGTTATAATCCTtgaatcaactttttttttttttttcacaaaaaatagttaaaactcaataaacaaTGTCTCATCAGCTTAATGGGATGAAAATGGAATAAGAATATATAGGTATATGGCACATAACTCTTCCAAACATAAAACaccttaaatatatatgatccaaTATCAACCTCCATAAATATACACACATGTACATATACATATTGTATTGTCTGATGTATTTGAATTCTCCCATTCATGTGATCACTTTGttcccataatatatatatacacacacatacatatacaagGCGTTCAAATGACATATGGATCATGTTTTGAACTGTTGATGACCAAGTCCAATATACTGCCCAAGTTAAGGAGGTTACGATGGAAGAGGAGTATACTTTATCTTGGGAATTATCACAAACTTGAAATTTCAAAGTTACTGTAGTCGTAATTTATTCAaatgtaaacttgaaatttaaattcttgcTATTCTGTTATAACAGCTCTtgtataaattatgtgtaattttcacggaaacatatttatataaattattgctttttcttttgcttacaTGCAGCCTCTCAATCATAAATAGAGATAGAAAATAGATCCACAAACAACTTAACCCATCCACAATCAAAGATTAGGGTTTGGAGAAGAGGAATGCGAGGGATGGCGAGGTGCGGAATAAAGTTAGGGATCATCAAAAGAATCGAATCTTATATGAAGAAAGAGATTACTTGAGCTTCGGAGAAGCAGATTggcgagagaaagaggggtttTGGTGAGTGCGGTGGCACAGTGGCCGGTGACATTGTTGCCGATGAGATGTGGGGTGGTGGTGTGGTAGTGATGCAGTGGTGGGTCTATTTGGTCGAAGATGAAATATCGGGTTTTGGTGGGAAGGGCGTTTGGTTtttgagagagaagggagaaaacCGTGGGAAGGGGAAAGGAGAAAGACGTTGATGGAGACCtcgggagagagaaataaatgatataaaatgtatttgataaataaacagtgcctttcaaatttggaaattactTTAGAAGTGACTGTAcctaaatttcaattatttgaaatttagctattccaatgtgatcacattttatagttcaatagctaaatttttatggaatttagattttagctaatccaataagagttCTCTTAGGGGGCTGAGCCACATGCACAATGCATGGATCTCACGCACTAGACATACCTCCCACCAAAACCCCCCAAATGTGATACCCTTCGACCTCTCCAATTCTGTCCCTAACTCATCGCCAGGTACCGATTCCTAGCCTTATTGACCGACACGTGGACTACACACTCCGTTGCCGCCATCTTTGGAATCAACCCTACATCCTCACTCTCCTCCAAACACTTTGTTTTCCAAATGAGcaataattatgatttttttttgtgcgTTTTTGTGTAAGTATTTGAATGCTTGATGAGTTGCCATTTTGGGAATGTATAGCTATCTTatccaaattttttaatttcatttcgtACTAGTCGATACCGTCGAAATATACCATACCAGCTGGGTAGCCGGTACAGAAAAGGGTCGAGTTTCATACTGATCAGAATTTCGACAGTTTCGGCATGTACAGACCGACCTTTACTTTTAGACTCCCAATTCAGAtcagactatttataatatatatatatatattttattcatatatagactattattttaaaatataattgatatatatttatatatataatttatttatatataaattattctgAAACGGTATCCAAAAAGATCACCAaaatgatattcaaaacattgatctcACCCTTTCCAAAAGCTCACGAgtgttttctaatttcttttactGAGATTCTGAGAATTAGTTTTTATTCACCTACCCTATCTAAGAATGTAGAAGCTGTCGGATTAGAACTCATTAAATGATGTCTTCAGATCCCGTTTAGATATAAGaagtatttcatcttatcttatctcattattataattttttcaaatttttatataaaatataataaacaattcaattttttcaaattttaaaataataataatattaaaaaataatataaatattttattcaactttcaactttcttcttaatttatcttaaatcaacttactatccaaacatttgGTATCACGTTAGTGTACACTTTTCTATCGTGGGACCTTCTTGCAATAGATGTTACAAGCAATCCGGTCAATAGATTGCTCCAACAATCGTCTTTGCGACAGCCAATCATGGAATCAAACTAATTAATTGGTATCATTTCCAGATTATAAGGTTTAAATTTGTGTTGTATCTAATGTTTGAGGACTTATTTTGAGATCTCTACGCTCATCATGTATATTGTTttattaaggttgtgtttaaattttgaattgagttgagttgagttgagttgaaagtctaataaaatattgttagaatattattttttaatattattattattttaagatttaaaaaaattaaattatttattatattttgtgtagaaatttgaaaaaattgtaatgataagatgaaatgagttaagtaTGAATGAAATTTAGGGGTGTGCAATCGGGCCAGATTTTTTTCTGGTCAGATCTAGAATCCAAAAATCTCGGTGAATCTGGGCGATTATTCGCCCGGATTGGATCCAGGCAGGTAAGATGAAACTGGATTCGGTATGGACTCGGTTACGGATCCAATTATGTAACCGGTTACCCGTAACTggatcttattaaaaaaaacacaaaaaattttaattatttcaaattttaaaataaaaataatatacaaaaattttattctaaaaagattatttttatttgtatggaGCACATAATGATCGTTCGAACTTAAGCTTTGATATATCATtccataattatattattctaataacaAAACTAAgagttattttaagattttttcttctcttttggattcaaaagcaaaaaagaaaaagaagtatcTTTCTTCATTGTGCATGGAATGCAAGGGACAAgatcaatattaatataaaaatcatacaTGCATGGTACATCCgtactaaaataatattaatggatGAAGAAGATCAACATTAATAATATCTTGATattgttgtgatgtattattatttattttattctttgtaaatttatgcaaaatatcttgatattgttgtgatgtattattatttattttattctttataaattgatgttttgCAGTGTGATGTAAACAACAATATAATTTATAGTATGCATGTATTGTGTGtgttgatatattattatttattttatataaaaaaataaaaacataaagtcttataaaaaaaaaaaaaaagcctttagaattgttaaaaagattttaaaaaaccCTTTAAAAcctgttttaaaatattttttttaagaaaatctggATATTATACATGATAtccgaattttaaaaaaatagtactataaaataaattttaaaagttttgaaaagtatttttttttaaaaaaaaaaaagataataaactTGGATAGCTGAGTTATAACCCAGATATCCAGGTTTATATCCGGTTACCAACTGGATTTTTTTCGGGCTTATCCGAACTGATAACCGCCCAATTTTTATAACCTAAATCCGGATCTTCAACACCCCTAATGAAATTGtctttcatcatatatatatatatatatatatatatatattatagttaagGAACAAAATAACATGTAGTTGCAGAGATGTGAATTTTATTAGATAGAGGAGTTATTGGCTAGCTTGTTTACTCTCCCTCTCCTAAGACCCATGGATTGTACCGAAAATTtactaaaatgataaaatcaaagATTACTTGTGATTGCTAGAAAATTTATGGATTGaggttattttttctaataaataaaaaaataataattaaaaagaaaagaaaaagaagatgggcATACTAGCTTTTGAGGATTTTGaaggatataaaaaaagatttgttGAAACGGTAAATAGTTGATTTTGAAAGCTAGATGCCAATGGAGGTTGCTTTTActcttaaaatgaaaaataaaaaatgagaatattgaGAATGATGAGAAGATTTTGACTTAGAAAAGACAATAAGGGtctcattatttattttccagtGGGACAGTGACTACAAATTATTATACATCACTAATCTATCATTATCTAAAgatatttgttaaattaattaaattcttttataatttttatgcattaaattattcattaatcaatttttttgtaaaaaactgatatcatttttattaaaacccTGTTTGATCTTACTAGGGTGTGCACGTTGCTCTGAACttgtgtgtgtgcgtgtatatatatatatatatatattttttttttttttctaacgaTCAGGACATGGCCGGTGGCCGTGGGCTTTTCTGGTATGAAATGAGCCATTGGAAGAGCCATTGCTGATCTTGCCGAGAATAAGATTAACCCATGGTACGTGGGCTACACCAACTCTCAAGAACAGATCCATAAAGACAAAATTTTATGGCTAAGCCCGAGAGATTAAACTATTCACACTCATTTGAAAGCAGGCTTATTGAATTTCCAAGGCGCCCGTTTTTCATGGCATGCAAGTGAGATCTTATACACACAGTTTGCATGGGCGTAAAATTTGAGCTTTTCCTTTATGCGCATGACTCACGACACTATTTTAGgacaatacttttttttttttttaattgagggTGTTCGGGTTAGCTTGCATGCACCTCGACTAATCCTACGAGACCTTGAAGTTAACGGCCAAGTAAACCTCTAGTGATCCTAAGGAGACTCGAACTGGTGACCATTGTGGAGCAAATCTAACACCAGACCAACTGAGCTACCCTCAGGGTTACTAGTTTAGGACAAAACTAGGATGGCTCCTATGTGTAACCCAAATATCACTACAACATATTTGATCTATAGTCACAAACGAAACTGCAAAAattgtacttttatttttattttctttcaaatattttttaaacatccttaaccattaagaaaaaaaaaatcacaaattcactAACAGTCAATTccttaattaatcattaaagaaaaaaattaaaatacatgagggGCATGCATGTTTGGAGTGCACAATTGGGAGTCACCCAATTATTTTCCACTATTTTATAATCACTTATCTTTAGTCCCAGCTTTAAGATCTATTTTTGGGctctatatatattgatttaacATTATAACTTTCATGGCGTCATGAAAAGGAAcccaaaaaagagagaaattaggCTTTAGATGATCTCAAAAGctgaaataaaagaaacaagtgacaaacataaaaataaacataaaaatggtCTGGAGCTTGATCTGTACGTATAGGCGCTGGCTTGGCCCCATTGTAGGGTGGATTAATTGCATTGAAGATTTTGCATGGCTCGTGTCATAAAGAAGAAAGCACATAAACTTGATAATACAGCTTTGGACCCCTCTTTCCCACTAGCACTAGAAATTAATGGCGACTAATGCTCCTAATTGGCTCTTTTAATTCTGCTTTATATATACCACTGTTTGGCAATCCATGTGTTCCACAAaagcatgcaatatatatatgatcgatcTGTGTTGCACGCCACAAAGAATAATGTCTCACCAAAACAAGTACAgtactataagaaaataaaaagttgtattttctttttctatatctACATGATTCTTAATTATATGAATagtccttttcacttttttaaatgaaaggcttcttttttcttttcttagagcTGATTGACTCTCGTTGTGATCTTTGCCTTTTTATGGTGgtgttattatactatatataagactaataattacttattctaaaaataagtttataaatcgCCGTGTCATCATGTGAGGCGtcagattgaaaaattatttttattaatacatCTAATGTTTCACATCAAGATAAgttagtttgtaagtttataactttataagatctctaatatataaactagcatttttcttcatttccaaAGTGGAAATTAACCAATGTTT containing:
- the LOC109018977 gene encoding senescence/dehydration-associated protein At4g35985, chloroplastic-like, translated to MGCFGFCSSKTPAPMKNSFSETAQQDPEPKNLRQEVLLRIPGCKVHLMDEGVATELANGEFTLLRVTDENVSLATIIKVGEDLQWPLTQDEPVVKVDALQYLFSLPIEDHGDLLSYGVTFSEQSGGSLGLLDSFLKDLACFSCPTSTTRNKNVDWKEFAPRIEDYNNVLAKAIAGGTGQIVRGIFTCSNAYVNQVQNEGEMIITSAEEDKNGFRGRESNSNRSTVKAKKSGVSKGLKRVRTLSKMTDKLSKSMLDGIGIATGSVMKPVVKSQAGKAILAMVLGQVVLASLDAVNKVLDAAEVAEKQALSATSRATTRMVTKRFGEDAGEATEHVFATAGHCANTAWNIFKIRKAINPASSISTGVLKNAAKDKTRKS